A genomic region of Marinobacter sp. NP-4(2019) contains the following coding sequences:
- the plsB gene encoding glycerol-3-phosphate 1-O-acyltransferase PlsB, with amino-acid sequence MRILQALRSLILTFFRKILFLWVRTDVSGNSREALGLDPDKPVCYVLQYSSMSSRLVLEQEVLRSNLPGAEASLPVKNGPVHSFFFLYRRIGGLFQKRQTPVPTSEFKALVRYGLEHPDKDVQIIPVSLFWGRSPDKEKSLVKLLLSDTWSVAGRLQKLLIIMLHGRNTYVQFNQPLSLKQVIEEYRHSEERANRKLARILRTHFRRVRQAVLGPDLSHRRTLVEGLVRTQAVKEAIRETARQDDIPPEKVRAKAYKYADEIAASMSIVTIRFLEVVLSWLWNRIYNGIAVNNIRVAKEVAQDNAVVYVPCHRSHIDYLLLSYVLYKNGLMPPHIAAGINLNMPIVGPILRRGGAFFMRRSFKDNPLYATVFNEYMHVMFTRGYSVEYFVEGGRSRTGRMLQPRPGMLAMTVRSFLRNHRKPIVFVPVYVGYEKVMEGRSYLGELRGKKKQKESVFGLAKTVRKLSKSFGRVAVNFGEAIPLEDVLNETHPSWRNEAYDSEYRPSWLPEAVEKLATRVAANINASVAVNPIGMTATVLLGTDRLAMDESQLIRLMDQYANLLKAFPYARTVTMPEGSGKDWVTYCENMGLVTRQPQQLGDIIALEGSNAILMTYYRNNIQHLFALPSLIASLFENKDSLQREKIVFLASVAYPYLQSELFLKYEPDEVEGVINQWIDLMIEQGLIVEEDGRIYRPEEGTDAMLRLRVLSRFIIQTLERYHIAIGILRKYGSGRISAAELEEQSTLLAERMSILFGLNAPEFFDKSLFRNFIANMQKNGVITTDDNGLLSYTEGLNEVAEDARLVLSVEKRQAIQQVTMLGA; translated from the coding sequence ATGCGAATTTTACAGGCCCTTCGCAGCCTGATTCTGACTTTTTTCCGCAAGATTCTGTTCCTGTGGGTCAGAACGGACGTCAGTGGTAACAGTCGCGAAGCTCTCGGACTCGATCCCGACAAGCCTGTCTGCTACGTGCTGCAATACAGCTCCATGTCCAGCCGCCTGGTCCTGGAACAGGAAGTGTTACGAAGCAACCTGCCCGGCGCTGAAGCCTCGCTGCCAGTTAAAAACGGGCCGGTGCATTCGTTTTTCTTCCTCTACCGGCGCATTGGCGGCCTGTTCCAGAAGCGACAAACCCCGGTACCAACTTCAGAATTCAAGGCGCTGGTCCGTTATGGTCTGGAACACCCGGACAAAGACGTCCAGATCATACCGGTGTCCCTGTTCTGGGGGCGATCACCGGACAAGGAAAAATCCCTGGTCAAGCTGCTGCTGTCCGACACCTGGTCCGTGGCCGGCCGCCTCCAGAAGCTCCTGATCATCATGCTTCACGGCCGTAACACATACGTCCAGTTCAATCAGCCGCTGTCCCTGAAACAGGTGATCGAGGAATATCGCCACAGCGAAGAACGCGCCAACCGCAAACTGGCCCGCATTCTCCGCACCCATTTCCGCCGCGTTCGCCAGGCCGTACTCGGCCCGGACCTGTCCCACCGACGTACCCTGGTGGAAGGGCTGGTCCGTACCCAGGCAGTAAAGGAAGCCATCCGGGAGACCGCCCGCCAGGACGATATTCCGCCGGAAAAGGTACGGGCGAAGGCCTATAAGTATGCGGACGAAATCGCTGCCAGTATGTCCATCGTCACCATCCGCTTCCTGGAAGTGGTGTTGTCCTGGCTGTGGAACCGCATTTACAACGGTATTGCCGTCAACAACATCCGCGTTGCCAAGGAAGTCGCCCAGGACAATGCCGTGGTGTATGTGCCCTGTCACCGTTCCCACATTGACTACCTGTTGCTGTCCTACGTGCTCTACAAGAACGGCCTGATGCCCCCGCATATTGCCGCCGGCATCAACCTGAACATGCCCATTGTCGGCCCTATCCTGCGCCGGGGCGGCGCCTTTTTCATGCGCCGCAGCTTCAAGGACAATCCTCTCTACGCCACGGTATTCAACGAATACATGCACGTCATGTTCACCCGGGGCTATTCGGTGGAATATTTCGTCGAAGGCGGCCGCAGCCGCACCGGCCGCATGCTCCAGCCAAGACCCGGCATGCTGGCCATGACGGTCCGCAGTTTCCTGCGCAATCACCGCAAACCCATTGTGTTTGTACCGGTGTACGTGGGCTATGAAAAGGTCATGGAGGGTCGTTCCTACCTCGGGGAACTGCGGGGCAAGAAAAAACAGAAAGAAAGCGTGTTCGGCCTGGCCAAGACCGTGCGTAAGCTCAGCAAATCCTTTGGCCGGGTCGCCGTGAATTTCGGCGAGGCCATTCCCCTTGAGGACGTCCTGAACGAAACCCACCCGAGCTGGCGCAACGAGGCGTACGACTCCGAATACCGTCCATCCTGGCTGCCGGAAGCTGTTGAAAAGCTAGCCACCCGTGTGGCGGCCAATATCAACGCCTCGGTGGCCGTGAATCCTATCGGTATGACCGCAACCGTGCTGCTGGGCACCGACCGGCTGGCCATGGACGAAAGCCAGCTCATCCGCCTGATGGATCAGTACGCCAACCTGCTGAAGGCTTTCCCCTATGCCCGCACCGTCACCATGCCCGAGGGCAGCGGCAAGGACTGGGTGACCTACTGCGAAAATATGGGGCTGGTCACTCGCCAACCCCAGCAACTGGGCGACATTATTGCCCTCGAAGGCAGCAATGCCATCCTGATGACTTACTATCGCAATAACATCCAGCACCTGTTTGCATTGCCCTCACTGATTGCCAGCCTATTCGAAAACAAGGACTCGCTCCAGCGGGAAAAAATCGTATTTCTGGCCAGCGTCGCCTACCCCTATCTTCAGTCCGAACTGTTCCTGAAATACGAACCGGATGAAGTCGAGGGCGTCATCAATCAATGGATCGACCTGATGATTGAACAGGGGCTGATCGTTGAAGAAGACGGGAGGATCTACCGGCCGGAGGAGGGCACCGATGCGATGTTGCGCCTGCGGGTATTGTCGCGGTTTATCATCCAGACCCTGGAGCGCTACCACATTGCCATCGGCATTCTGCGCAAATACGGTTCCGGCCGGATCAGCGCTGCCGAACTTGAAGAGCAAAGCACCCTGCTCGCGGAGCGTATGTCAATCCTGTTCGGGCTGAATGCCCCCGAGTTCTTCGATAAGAGCCTGTTCCGTAACTTCATTGCCAATATGCAGAAAAACGGCGTCATCACCACCGATGACAACGGTCTGCTCAGTTACACCGAAGGATTGAACGAGGTGGCGGAAGATGCCCGTCTGGTACTGAGTGTTGAGAAGCGCCAGGCCATCCAGCAGGTCACCATGCTCGGCGCGTGA
- a CDS encoding putative bifunctional diguanylate cyclase/phosphodiesterase, translating to MKPAHSEQPFSDQIPARILVVDDEPRLLASLGSLLRGQEYAVTEAADGHSACQLIDRQSFDLAMLDLRMPGLDGFEVMRHIASRQPDCGIVVVSGESSFDSVSRALRRGALDYIRKPFDPDELLTTVESVLEKRSLLRAHEHMRGRLEKSEALHRYIVNSSPDIVFMLDRDGHFCFVNSKVESMLGYHPQELCGRHFRHIIDDRDVARGTYALNAPNISADNPRTLEVRLKTRGSRRANRHFEITAFPIDPETWPQAGADNQGNGREARYYGTARDVTERKEAEAFINFQAYHDLLTRLPNRALFKDRLELAITHAQRGDQKLAVMFLDLDRFKVINDTLGHAMGDRLLQAVTHRLERCLRKGDTLSRFGGDEFTLLLPSIHSHEDARLIAKKLIKALRSPFQLGEHEVFVGVSIGISIFPEAGKSMDHLIQNADIAMYHVKARGKDGYRFYSESMSIDSANRLSLERDLRLALERDELRVFYQPQVCATTNQVVGLEALVRWQHPVRGLLYPRDFLPLAEETRLITQVSEWVMNQAFREVGHWIRSGHQDLRLAVNLSPIQVEHPKFVDTLMHQVRASNFPPRNLEIEITENLIMNDLEQISQKLRELVDFGVRIAIDDFGTGYSSLNYIHRLPIHTLKVDQSFVKAIRSGEEGACIVNAIVAMAHGLRLEIIAEGVETIEQLSYLKHLGCHQIQGFIHGAAKPAEVIEKCLGHLPAPAAAL from the coding sequence ATGAAACCTGCGCACTCAGAACAGCCTTTCAGCGACCAGATACCCGCAAGGATTCTCGTGGTCGATGACGAGCCGAGGCTACTGGCGAGTCTCGGTTCCCTGCTTCGCGGCCAGGAGTATGCTGTCACCGAAGCAGCAGATGGTCACAGTGCCTGTCAGTTGATTGACCGCCAGAGCTTTGACCTTGCGATGCTGGATTTACGCATGCCCGGGCTGGACGGGTTCGAGGTCATGAGGCACATCGCTTCCCGACAACCGGATTGCGGCATTGTCGTTGTCAGCGGTGAGAGTTCCTTTGACTCGGTAAGCCGCGCCCTGCGGCGCGGCGCGCTGGACTATATTCGCAAACCCTTTGATCCCGACGAGCTCCTCACCACCGTTGAAAGCGTGCTTGAAAAACGGAGTCTGTTACGCGCCCACGAGCACATGCGCGGGCGTCTCGAAAAGTCCGAGGCACTGCACCGATATATCGTCAACAGTTCGCCGGACATCGTCTTCATGCTTGATAGGGACGGCCACTTCTGCTTTGTGAACAGCAAGGTTGAAAGTATGCTGGGGTACCATCCGCAGGAACTGTGTGGTCGCCATTTCCGCCACATTATTGATGACCGGGATGTCGCCCGGGGCACCTACGCCCTCAATGCCCCCAATATCTCGGCGGATAACCCCCGCACCCTGGAAGTTCGCCTGAAAACCCGGGGCAGCCGTCGCGCCAACCGCCACTTTGAAATCACCGCCTTCCCGATAGACCCGGAAACCTGGCCACAGGCGGGTGCCGACAACCAGGGCAACGGCCGGGAAGCCCGGTACTATGGTACTGCCCGGGATGTCACTGAGCGTAAGGAAGCGGAAGCGTTTATCAACTTCCAGGCCTATCACGACCTGTTGACCCGTTTGCCGAACCGGGCCCTGTTCAAGGACCGGCTGGAACTCGCCATTACCCACGCCCAACGGGGCGACCAGAAACTCGCGGTGATGTTCCTGGACCTCGATCGCTTCAAAGTGATCAACGACACCCTGGGCCATGCCATGGGGGATCGTTTGCTGCAGGCAGTCACCCATCGACTTGAACGCTGCCTTCGCAAGGGTGACACCCTGTCGCGGTTTGGTGGCGACGAGTTCACGTTACTGCTGCCATCAATCCACAGCCACGAAGACGCCCGGCTGATTGCGAAGAAGCTGATCAAGGCTCTCCGTTCCCCGTTCCAGTTGGGCGAACACGAAGTATTCGTCGGCGTCAGTATTGGCATTTCCATTTTCCCGGAGGCCGGGAAGAGCATGGACCACCTGATCCAGAACGCGGACATCGCCATGTACCATGTCAAGGCCCGGGGCAAAGACGGCTATCGCTTCTATTCCGAAAGCATGAGCATTGACTCGGCAAACCGCCTCAGCCTCGAACGGGACCTGCGGCTGGCTCTGGAACGTGATGAGTTACGGGTCTTCTATCAACCCCAGGTCTGCGCGACGACCAATCAGGTCGTGGGACTGGAAGCCCTGGTGCGGTGGCAACACCCTGTACGGGGCCTGCTCTACCCCCGGGACTTCCTGCCCCTGGCGGAAGAAACCAGACTGATTACCCAGGTCAGCGAATGGGTCATGAACCAGGCCTTTCGGGAGGTAGGACACTGGATCCGCTCCGGCCACCAGGATCTCCGCCTGGCGGTAAACCTTTCTCCCATACAGGTAGAACACCCGAAGTTTGTGGACACTCTGATGCATCAGGTGCGAGCCAGCAATTTCCCACCACGAAACCTGGAAATTGAGATTACCGAGAACCTGATCATGAACGATCTGGAACAAATCAGCCAGAAACTGCGGGAGCTGGTCGATTTCGGCGTTCGCATTGCGATTGACGATTTTGGCACTGGCTATTCGTCTCTCAATTACATCCACCGCCTGCCGATCCACACCCTCAAAGTCGATCAGTCCTTCGTCAAAGCGATTCGCAGTGGCGAAGAAGGTGCTTGCATCGTTAACGCCATTGTCGCCATGGCACATGGGCTCAGGTTGGAGATCATAGCGGAGGGCGTTGAGACAATCGAACAGCTGAGCTACCTGAAACATCTTGGCTGCCATCAGATCCAGGGTTTCATCCATGGCGCGGCCAAGCCCGCCGAGGTCATCGAAAAATGCCTGGGCCATCTTCCTGCCCCGGCTGCCGCACTCTGA
- the nudC gene encoding NAD(+) diphosphatase: MTSWLPGWSTTPPGSDDLVLALTGNSVARIEGHWLVRWQQAEALAVTGLTPVSLGQWGGQPLYVVELDADRLPDTVETIPLRDAILMMEDAPVEMLGTGFQIWQWWRDHRFCGRCGGVTGLHPLERAKWCEPCGIPWYPRVAPCVIVVIRRENRMLLARSSRVKRHFYSLIAGFVEPGESLEQAVAREVKEETGLDVDNIRYRSSQPWPFPHQLMVGFFADYVGGDLVLQEDELADAGWYGAEDLPPVPPITTIAGRLIREMVRELRQQREDQ, from the coding sequence ATGACGTCGTGGCTGCCGGGCTGGTCAACTACTCCCCCCGGGTCTGATGATCTGGTGCTGGCGCTCACCGGGAACAGTGTGGCAAGAATCGAGGGCCACTGGCTGGTACGTTGGCAGCAGGCTGAGGCACTTGCAGTCACGGGGCTCACCCCGGTAAGCCTTGGCCAGTGGGGTGGGCAGCCACTTTACGTGGTTGAGCTTGACGCCGATCGTTTGCCGGACACGGTGGAAACGATCCCCCTGAGGGATGCGATTCTGATGATGGAAGACGCGCCCGTCGAGATGCTGGGAACCGGCTTTCAGATCTGGCAATGGTGGCGGGATCACCGTTTTTGTGGTCGCTGTGGTGGTGTCACCGGCCTCCATCCGCTGGAGCGCGCCAAGTGGTGCGAGCCGTGTGGTATTCCCTGGTATCCACGGGTTGCTCCCTGTGTCATCGTGGTGATCCGACGGGAAAATCGTATGCTTTTGGCCCGATCGTCCCGGGTCAAGCGCCACTTCTACAGCCTGATTGCCGGCTTTGTGGAGCCCGGAGAAAGTCTGGAGCAGGCCGTTGCCCGTGAAGTGAAGGAAGAAACCGGTCTGGACGTGGATAATATCCGCTATCGCTCGTCGCAACCCTGGCCTTTCCCGCACCAACTGATGGTTGGTTTTTTTGCGGACTATGTTGGTGGTGATCTGGTGCTTCAGGAGGATGAACTGGCGGATGCAGGCTGGTATGGCGCGGAAGATTTGCCGCCTGTTCCCCCAATCACCACCATTGCCGGTCGGTTGATCCGGGAGATGGTGCGGGAATTGAGGCAGCAGCGGGAAGATCAATGA
- a CDS encoding DUF2156 domain-containing protein: MSDQILTLDNIRSLEEGTFGFHERVGYLKKYGGHSQSFSTLQPGMKYYDMAGVGYIAYMRKWGGTFVLSDPVCAPENFALILERFHNRFPNACYIQVSKPVVDFLHVRFGLFGTQFGSESRIDLKRWTLSGKKKQVLRTALNQAEKNGITVKERFSDDHTREISDAWIRTRKCKSKEIRFLIRPMEMDYRENERHFYAYQDGKAVGFIYFDPVYCNNDIVSYVPNISRANADFRQGIFYTLMAHAMEIFRSEGVPYLDLGLIPLSLAPATEPQESRLLKRILHGLYEHGNFLYNFKGLEFTKSRFRGDNFKTYCCHRKTIPALEFLAMFKLTRLL, translated from the coding sequence ATGTCAGACCAGATTCTAACGCTCGATAATATCCGCTCACTGGAGGAAGGCACTTTCGGCTTTCACGAGCGGGTGGGCTACCTGAAGAAATACGGGGGCCACTCCCAATCTTTCTCCACCCTTCAGCCGGGGATGAAATATTACGACATGGCCGGCGTCGGCTACATCGCCTATATGCGCAAATGGGGAGGTACATTTGTATTGTCGGATCCGGTCTGTGCCCCGGAAAACTTCGCCCTCATTCTGGAGCGGTTCCACAATCGATTTCCGAACGCCTGCTACATTCAGGTATCCAAACCAGTCGTCGACTTCCTGCATGTGCGCTTTGGATTATTTGGCACCCAGTTCGGCAGTGAGTCCCGCATCGACCTGAAGCGCTGGACCCTGAGTGGCAAGAAAAAGCAGGTACTTCGCACTGCCCTGAACCAGGCAGAGAAGAATGGAATCACCGTGAAAGAACGGTTCAGTGACGACCATACCCGGGAAATTTCGGATGCCTGGATACGCACCCGCAAGTGCAAAAGCAAGGAAATCCGGTTCCTGATTCGTCCCATGGAAATGGATTACCGGGAAAATGAACGTCACTTTTACGCATACCAGGACGGCAAGGCGGTGGGTTTTATCTACTTTGATCCGGTTTACTGCAACAACGACATCGTCAGCTATGTGCCCAATATTTCCCGGGCCAACGCCGATTTCCGACAGGGGATTTTCTACACACTGATGGCCCACGCCATGGAGATTTTCAGATCGGAAGGTGTGCCCTATCTGGATCTCGGACTGATCCCGCTGTCACTGGCCCCGGCCACCGAGCCTCAGGAAAGCCGGCTGCTTAAACGCATACTCCACGGTCTCTACGAACACGGGAATTTCCTGTATAACTTCAAAGGACTGGAGTTCACCAAATCCCGTTTCCGTGGTGATAATTTCAAAACCTACTGCTGCCATCGCAAGACCATTCCCGCTCTGGAATTCCTGGCCATGTTCAAGCTGACCCGGCTGTTGTAA
- a CDS encoding class I SAM-dependent methyltransferase has translation MSPEFPVSELAVACSPLGDASQARELATQLAIPFLGAVKPKRVTDFSVLLLFDEQGLCLQVTGKGAPGPVRAEFVSGKAGYRREHGGGTGQLVAKAIGLQKTRASLHVVDATAGLGQDAFVLAGLGCRVTLFERNPVIHALLADGLARAALNADCAPIIARMTLRAGSSTAWLESLGESGGEDAADIVYLDPMFPHRDKSALVKKEMQVFRTVVGDDDDASELLAAGLKAATYRVVVKRPRKAPSIEGPEPATRIEGKSSRYDIYPLKALPGSHP, from the coding sequence ATGTCTCCGGAATTTCCCGTTTCTGAACTTGCCGTTGCCTGCAGCCCGTTGGGTGATGCGTCGCAGGCTCGTGAACTGGCGACGCAGTTGGCCATCCCTTTTCTGGGAGCCGTCAAACCCAAACGGGTGACCGACTTCTCCGTGCTGCTGCTATTTGATGAGCAAGGGCTGTGTCTGCAAGTGACCGGTAAAGGCGCGCCCGGACCGGTGCGAGCGGAATTCGTGTCTGGTAAGGCCGGTTATCGTCGTGAACATGGTGGTGGTACCGGACAGCTGGTTGCCAAGGCCATTGGCCTGCAAAAGACCCGGGCGTCACTGCATGTGGTGGATGCCACGGCTGGCCTGGGGCAGGATGCGTTTGTGCTGGCCGGGTTGGGGTGTCGGGTCACGCTTTTTGAGCGCAACCCGGTCATTCACGCGCTGCTGGCAGACGGGCTGGCCAGAGCGGCCCTGAATGCCGATTGTGCCCCCATTATTGCCAGAATGACACTGCGGGCCGGCAGCAGCACGGCGTGGCTGGAGAGTCTGGGCGAAAGTGGTGGGGAAGACGCAGCGGACATTGTGTACCTGGATCCGATGTTCCCCCATCGGGACAAGTCTGCACTGGTAAAAAAGGAAATGCAGGTGTTTCGCACCGTGGTGGGGGACGACGACGATGCATCGGAGCTATTGGCCGCAGGACTGAAAGCGGCCACCTACCGGGTGGTGGTCAAGCGTCCCCGCAAGGCGCCATCCATTGAAGGGCCGGAACCGGCCACCCGCATTGAGGGCAAGAGCAGCCGCTATGACATCTACCCGCTCAAGGCGTTACCTGGTAGTCACCCCTGA
- a CDS encoding HDOD domain-containing protein: MQTAPDIQLPSLPEVTLRALEACHQDDSYRKISDIVSTDTALAVRVLAVANSALYGPATQLHSIDQALLRLGTQRFQTLLLTAALRQMMLELGADQWQQLRDFWRLSLTTALTARALATLTRYPEPDQAFMLGMLHNIGELLALKSPPGEARQYYLNHQCDIAAELVRSWGLGAMAEDAMRYQQAMPSEIRDAGHLVKLISLATRLALSDTAGIAAAGTVFGLSEDLTLEINRRIDREVTGVAESLGIPLNDEYNPTAAQRQLKRAVLEQTLACHALNMSSLDGTPAKVLADTVSSLTLITGLQALCFGRTTDGLTLLSGTISDIPSLSIASNPGTSVLTEAFVRQRAVHLADRNQTVLDRQLLSLLRTPSLLAVPVVTETGCPGVFVLGTDNTNSVAAENMATLFTAELAKSLARGETGTSHTDDQLDAELAQRSLRSQLHEVSNPLTIIRQYIHQLRHRLDDTDIQSDLDVIREELDRAGDLLLRISRPEAVGDSGDTASAVLNHEIHVLKELLEDGLFADESKQLAISLCQDDTGVAASPSTIRQILINLVRNAAESLVEGDQVTIKTSAPVWQDGRTWVELEISDNGGGIPEKIRNTLFSPVTTSKGKGHSGLGLSIVKQLIDDMEGSIACRTGNEGTVFRILFPAAGNQKNDNG; this comes from the coding sequence ATGCAAACAGCCCCAGACATTCAGTTACCAAGTCTTCCGGAGGTTACCCTGCGAGCGCTGGAAGCCTGTCACCAGGACGACAGCTACCGCAAGATCAGTGATATTGTTTCCACCGACACCGCATTGGCCGTCCGAGTGCTTGCGGTTGCCAATTCCGCACTTTACGGACCTGCCACCCAGTTACACTCAATTGACCAGGCCCTGTTACGCCTGGGCACCCAGCGCTTTCAAACCCTGTTATTGACAGCAGCTCTCCGCCAGATGATGCTTGAGCTGGGTGCGGATCAATGGCAGCAACTGCGGGATTTCTGGCGACTATCTCTGACCACGGCGCTAACCGCAAGGGCACTGGCCACCCTCACCCGTTACCCGGAACCCGATCAGGCATTCATGCTGGGCATGCTCCACAACATCGGAGAACTTCTTGCCCTGAAATCTCCCCCCGGCGAAGCCCGGCAATACTATCTGAACCACCAGTGCGATATTGCAGCAGAGCTGGTCCGGTCCTGGGGGCTGGGTGCCATGGCGGAAGATGCCATGCGATACCAGCAGGCTATGCCGTCAGAGATCCGGGATGCAGGACATCTGGTCAAACTGATTAGCCTCGCTACCAGATTGGCGCTGTCGGATACCGCAGGTATCGCGGCGGCGGGTACGGTGTTTGGTTTGAGCGAGGACCTGACTCTGGAGATCAACCGGCGTATCGACCGGGAAGTCACTGGCGTCGCGGAATCTCTTGGCATTCCCCTGAACGACGAATACAACCCTACTGCAGCTCAGCGTCAATTAAAGCGTGCTGTCCTTGAACAAACCCTGGCCTGCCATGCCCTTAACATGTCATCCCTGGACGGCACACCGGCAAAGGTCCTGGCGGACACCGTCAGCAGCCTGACCCTGATCACCGGCCTGCAGGCACTGTGCTTTGGTCGCACGACCGACGGCCTGACCCTGCTGTCCGGAACCATCAGTGACATCCCCAGTCTCAGCATCGCCAGCAACCCGGGCACCAGCGTCCTGACTGAAGCCTTTGTCCGGCAAAGAGCCGTTCATCTGGCGGATCGAAATCAAACGGTTCTGGACCGTCAACTGCTTTCACTACTGCGCACACCGTCACTGCTCGCCGTCCCCGTCGTCACGGAGACCGGATGCCCCGGGGTGTTTGTACTGGGCACGGATAACACCAATTCAGTTGCTGCCGAAAACATGGCCACTCTCTTTACCGCCGAACTGGCCAAATCCCTGGCCCGCGGGGAAACCGGGACATCCCACACCGACGACCAACTGGATGCGGAACTGGCGCAGCGTTCACTGCGCAGCCAGCTTCACGAAGTCAGCAATCCACTGACGATTATTCGGCAATATATTCATCAGCTTCGTCACCGCCTTGACGATACTGACATACAAAGTGATCTGGATGTGATCCGGGAAGAACTGGATCGGGCCGGGGACTTGCTGTTACGAATCAGTCGCCCGGAGGCAGTCGGAGATTCCGGCGACACCGCCAGCGCGGTGCTGAATCACGAGATCCACGTCCTGAAGGAGCTTCTGGAAGATGGCCTGTTCGCCGATGAAAGCAAACAACTGGCAATTTCCCTGTGCCAGGATGACACCGGGGTTGCAGCCTCTCCATCGACCATCCGACAGATCCTCATCAATCTGGTTCGCAATGCCGCCGAAAGTCTGGTCGAGGGGGACCAGGTGACCATCAAAACATCAGCCCCCGTCTGGCAGGATGGCCGGACCTGGGTCGAACTTGAAATTTCCGACAACGGTGGCGGCATTCCTGAAAAGATCAGGAACACCTTGTTCTCACCGGTAACAACCAGCAAGGGGAAAGGTCACAGTGGACTGGGCCTGAGCATTGTTAAACAGCTCATCGACGACATGGAGGGCAGCATCGCTTGCCGCACGGGGAATGAGGGCACGGTCTTCAGGATACTATTTCCCGCGGCAGGCAACCAGAAGAACGATAACGGTTGA
- the murI gene encoding glutamate racemase yields the protein MNVPNKDGVTVPRILVFDSGVGGLSVSACIRQRLPFAEQVYVADNAGFPYGDQPESVVTRRCQRLISEALRMFPCDVIVVACNTASTVVLPDLRSMTSIPVVGVVPAVKPAAACSQNRRIGVLATPATIRRPYLEELIREFAADCQIERIGHPQLVRWIEDFVAGHELPQPLLCEALQPFRQAGVDTVVLGCTHYPLIRDRLQACLPDVRFWVDSGDAIARRTEWLLGQLGKSAVASRVVPDYSVRAALFSGEVPSGLRDYMEQSGLAPDEIRGRWPGDEGVTTAGSA from the coding sequence ATGAATGTGCCGAATAAGGATGGTGTAACCGTGCCGCGTATTCTGGTGTTTGACTCCGGTGTGGGTGGCCTGAGCGTATCGGCCTGTATCCGGCAGCGCCTGCCTTTCGCCGAACAGGTGTATGTGGCGGACAACGCCGGTTTTCCTTACGGCGACCAGCCCGAATCCGTGGTCACCCGGCGTTGTCAGCGGTTGATTTCCGAGGCACTGCGAATGTTTCCCTGCGATGTCATTGTGGTGGCCTGTAATACGGCGAGTACCGTGGTATTGCCCGATTTGCGATCGATGACCTCGATACCGGTGGTCGGTGTCGTGCCGGCGGTGAAGCCAGCAGCGGCCTGCAGTCAGAACCGCCGTATTGGCGTGTTGGCCACACCGGCAACCATTCGCCGTCCCTATCTGGAGGAGCTGATCCGGGAATTTGCGGCGGACTGTCAGATCGAACGTATCGGCCACCCGCAGCTTGTTCGGTGGATTGAGGATTTCGTCGCCGGCCATGAACTTCCACAACCGTTGTTATGTGAGGCTTTGCAGCCATTCCGGCAGGCGGGCGTCGATACCGTTGTGCTCGGCTGTACCCACTACCCGCTGATTCGGGACAGGCTTCAGGCGTGCCTGCCCGACGTACGTTTCTGGGTGGATTCCGGTGACGCCATTGCCCGCCGTACCGAGTGGCTGCTTGGGCAGTTGGGCAAGTCTGCAGTTGCTTCACGGGTGGTTCCGGACTATTCAGTGCGCGCAGCTCTGTTTTCCGGGGAAGTTCCCAGCGGGCTGAGGGACTACATGGAACAGTCAGGGTTGGCCCCGGATGAGATCCGGGGCCGCTGGCCCGGTGATGAAGGGGTTACAACAGCCGGGTCAGCTTGA
- a CDS encoding class I SAM-dependent methyltransferase, which yields MRDKYKYIGPVYDFLSNLYSGKNIHRCKTAMLDVETIGSGSRILFAGVGHGRDAIRAAELGADVTVVDLSETMLRKFGEAQEKEAPHLTIRRIHSDIMRVEEFGQYDMVVANFFLNVFDEDMMVRVLEHLIRLGTADAKVVVGDFCYPTGNIVARLFKKMYWYMAVFIFWLFANNAFHKIYNYPEHMQRLGLHVTEKKHFKLLNMNCYWSILGQKQA from the coding sequence ATGCGCGACAAGTACAAATATATCGGCCCCGTTTACGACTTCCTCAGCAACCTGTACAGCGGAAAAAATATCCATCGGTGCAAGACCGCCATGCTGGATGTGGAAACCATAGGTTCCGGATCACGCATCCTTTTCGCTGGTGTTGGCCATGGACGGGATGCGATCCGCGCCGCCGAGCTGGGTGCTGACGTAACGGTGGTTGATCTGTCGGAAACCATGTTGCGCAAATTCGGCGAAGCGCAGGAGAAAGAAGCACCTCACCTGACAATCCGCCGCATCCACAGCGACATCATGAGGGTCGAGGAATTCGGGCAATACGATATGGTCGTTGCCAATTTCTTTCTCAACGTGTTCGACGAAGACATGATGGTGCGGGTGCTGGAACACCTGATCCGGCTTGGCACAGCGGACGCCAAGGTGGTGGTGGGCGATTTCTGCTACCCCACCGGCAACATCGTCGCCCGGTTATTCAAGAAAATGTACTGGTACATGGCCGTCTTCATTTTCTGGCTCTTCGCCAACAACGCCTTTCACAAGATCTACAACTACCCCGAGCACATGCAACGCCTTGGCCTCCACGTCACCGAGAAGAAGCACTTCAAGTTGCTGAACATGAACTGCTACTGGTCGATCCTGGGTCAGAAACAGGCTTGA